The Arachis hypogaea cultivar Tifrunner chromosome 16, arahy.Tifrunner.gnm2.J5K5, whole genome shotgun sequence genome contains a region encoding:
- the LOC112758249 gene encoding uncharacterized protein produces MVTKTEENQLNRLESQVDNAGGGAWEYLCLVRKLKLRRSDKVLKHGLSILNNPSKRSALGPEEWTLYEQVAVAAMDCQSLDVAKDCIKVLRKKFPDSKRVGRLEALLLEAKGSWELADKAYSSLLEDNPLDQTIHKRRVAMAKAQGNIPGAIEWLNKYLEIFMADHDAWRELAEIYVSLQMYKQAAFCYEELILSQPTVPLYHLAYADVLYTLGGLENLQTAKKYYTSTIDLTGGKNTRALFGVCLCTSAITQVTKGKSKEEKEGSQVQSLAAKVLEKDYKQRAPDKLPQLTTALKSLTLSS; encoded by the exons ATGGTTACGAAAACGGAGGAGAACCAACTGAACCGCCTCGAGAGCCAGGTGGACAACGCCGGAGGTGGAGCATGGGAGTACCTCTGTCTCGTAAGGAAGCTCAAGCTTCGCCGCTCAGACAAAGTCCTCAAGCATGGCCTCTCCATCCTGAACAATCCTTCCAAGCGATCCGCTCTTGGCCCTGAAG AGTGGACTTTGTATGAACAGGTTGCTGTTGCGGCTATGGATTGCCAAAGTCTTGATGTTGCTAAG GACTGTATAAAGGTTCTCCGGAAGAAATTCCCAGACAGTAAACGAGTTG GCAGGTTGGAGGCATTGTTGCTTGAAGCTAAAGGGTCCTGGGAATTAGCAGACAAGGCATACTCAAGCCTACTGGAGGATAATCCTCTTGATCAA ACCATCCATAAGAGGAGAGTGGCTATGGCAAAGGCACAAGGCAACATTCCAGGAGCTATTGAATGGCTTAATAAATATCTAGAAAT ATTCATGGCAGATCATGATGCATGGAGAGAACTGGCCGAAATATATGTCTCCTTGCAAAT GTATAAACAAGCAGCATTTTGCTACGAGGAGTTAATATTATCGCAACCTACTGTGCCACTCTACCACTTAGCCTATGCCGAT GTGCTTTATACACTTGGTGGATTAGAGAATCTCCAAACTGCCAAGAAATACTATACATCCACTATTGACCTGACTGGAGGCAAGAATACAAGAGCACTTTTTGGTGTATGCTTG TGCACGTCGGCCATCACACAGGTTACAAAAGggaagagcaaggaagagaaagaaggatCACAGGTACAATCTCTAGCAGCCAAAGTGTTGGAGAAAGATTACAAGCAGAGAGCTCCCGACAAGCTTCCTCAACTTACAACTGCCTTGAAGAGCTTAACACTGTCATCATGA
- the LOC112758248 gene encoding uncharacterized protein yields the protein MATPQSKFQIKAPGAFLPTISEMDFAGFAVSDQVQNKMKDFPSCFGENGVQVADSSSSSSSKNAQNLVSSSYQCQIRSQSCVVTVTWSKNLMGHCLSVGIDDSTNQCLCKVDIKPWVFSKRKGCKSLEAYSCKIDVYWDLSSAKFGSGPEPLEGFYVGVVADRQMVLLLGDLRKEAFKKTNVGPLYYNAVLVAKKEHVFGKKLYGTKAVFCNNGQVHDLVIECDTSISEPSLMIRIDSKTVMQVKHLRWKFRGNHTILVDGLAVEVLWDVYNWLFNPYLGDAVFMFRTCLSTDKMWPAQPLSEANLLHLSFSQRFSDTKSQGVGFSLILHAWKNV from the exons ATGGCAACGCCCCAATCTAAATTTCAAATCAAAGCCCCAGGAGCATTTTTGCCAACGATTTCTGAGATGGATTTTGCTGGTTTTGCTGTCTCTGACCAAGTTCAG AACAAAATGAAGGATTTCCCTTCTTGTTTTGGTGAAAATGGAGTTCAAGTTGCAGATTCTTCATCTTCAAGCTCCAGTAAGAACGCTCAGAATCTTGTTTCCAGTTCTTATCAATGCCAGATTCGAAGCCAGTCCTGTGTGGTTACCGTCACATGGAGTAAGAATTTGATGGGGCATTGCCTCAGTGTCGGGATCGATGACTCTACAAATCAGTGTCTTTGTAAGGTGGACATCAAACCGTGGGTGTTCTCCAAGAGAAAAGGTTGCAAGAGCCTCGAGGCTTATTCGTGTAAAATTGATGTATATTGGGACCTCTCTTCGGCGAAATTTGGCTCCGGGCCTGAGCCATTGGAGGGATTTTATGTAGGAGTTGTTGCAGATCGGCAAATGGTTCTCCTTCTGGGGGATTTGAGGAAAGAAGCTTTTAAGAAGACGAATGTTGGTCCATTGTACTACAATGCAGTTTTGGTTGCCAAGAAAGAACATGTTTTTGGTAAGAAGTTGTATGGTACCAAGGCCGTGTTTTGCAATAATGGTCAAGTTCATGACCTTGTGATTGAATGTGACACAAGTATTAGTGAACCGTCACTTATGATTCGCATCGACAGCAAAACAGTGATGCAAGTGAAGCATCTGAGATGGAAGTTCCGGGGAAATCATACTATCCTGGTAGATGGCCTTGCAGTGGAAGTTCTCTGGGATGTGTATAATTGGCTCTTCAATCCATATCTGGGAGATGCTGTCTTTATGTTCAGAACATGCCTATCTACTGATAAGATGTGGCCTGCTCAGCCTCTTTCTGAAGCAAATCTGTTGCACTTGTCTTTCTCTCAGAGGTTTTCTGATACCAAATCGCAAGGTGTTGGCTTCTCGCTTATTTTACATGCTTGGAAGAATGTGTAG